Genomic DNA from Fusarium oxysporum Fo47 chromosome IX, complete sequence:
AAGGACAGCTAGTGTGTAAGGGAGCTGGTTTAGCAACTGTGGGTTCTCCCTTATCACATCTGCAACACCCCAGGCATTCGAGCCAAGGACTGCATCATGCTCCTCTCGCAATTTGGCCAAAACCTCTGGATATTCGCTGAGCAGGCGGAAAAGCCAAGCAATAGTTGCCGCAGTGATATCAAAACCTGCAAAGAGGAAAGTATTGATCTGCCCAATGGCCATCTCCAGGAAGTCAGCGTCAAGCTCCATGTTCAATTGGTCCTTGCTGTCCTGTCCCACTCCTTTCTGTTCAGCTCTCTCGGCATCGAGAGCCTGTACGATTAGATCGACTAGTGTCTTTCCCTTCGCTGTGCGATCCTGCTGAAGCTTGTTCATGCGCTCTTGAAGGGCAGGAGTGAAGCTTTTGACAAGAGTTCTGTAGTCCTGCCAGAGTTTGAAATGGCGCCACGGATTGTAGTATTGGATGAAGTTGGCAGGATTAACGAAGAAGTACAGCCTAGAAATgctgtcaagaagggcgGCGCAAACAGGTGAGCTTCTTCCCCACTGCTCGTGAATGCGAATGTTCCTTTGTGACGTTATTGGTATCCAGGACTTGACGTCGGCAAATCTTTCGACATAGTGGAACTTACAGAAAGAGGCGAATGATAACATCGAGAGTGAGATTGGCAGTGGCATCTCCAAGTGGAAAGACCTCACCCCATTCTCCGTCTTTGCCTGCTTTGCTCTTGAGAACATTGGCAAAGTCCTCCACCTCTTCAAGAATGTCTGGTAAACGACTATTGATATTTTGAATACTGAAAGCTGGGCTCAGTCTTTTACGCCAGACCTTCCACTCCGCACCTTCCATGGAGGCCAAATCGCGGTTCTTTGTGAGGGGATAAAGAACATGCTTTTGTTCATAAGCCTTGGGTAATGAGTGTTCTTGTGTGAACTGAGCCGAAACATTTGCGTTGAGAGAGATAACCATCGGGGTCGTGAAGGGCCACGTATCGATGTAAGCAACAGGTGGGCATTTTGTGCATTGAGGGAAGAGTTCTCGCCAGTTCTCTTGAatcttcagcatcaagtAATCGCCGTGAGCATCAGGTGGAAGTGTTGAGACGAGTTTCCCAATAACTTCAAGGTGGCCGAGAATCATAGAATGTTTCATAATGGGCTACCCCTTGCATCAGAAACCGAATTTATGTGGTGATGACAGGAATACATACAATGCCCTGGTCCTTGAGAGCCTGGAACTTCTTGCGAACTCGATAACCTTTTCTGAAGGCGTGGACGAGTAACGCGACCAGTATCACGCCTGAGAAGCGGACGAAGCGCGTGAGGAGCGAGGAGCCGTCATCctgaagcccaagaagccaCATCTTGGCCAATGGTGTCTGTTACACTTACAAGTCCTGGGGCTTGAGGATTGTGGATGCTCGGGAAATATTGAGAAAGCCAGGTTGCATCGTCATCAGGGGAAAGATATCTTTCCTGCTGTCAGACAGCCACAAAAACGAGATCCTGGTTGAAATTGGCCAATCAGCCGTTCAATGATAAGCTGAACTGCCCCGCTATCACTAATTGCCGTGCACCTTAAATTGATGATCAGTCAGCGGTTATTGCAGATACTTTTGCCTTCCAAGTAGTTAATGCATTTCAACAGTATTGATACTATAGCATTCACAAGGTTTGATACCCGGTGCGATGTCGTTACAGTCCTTAACTCCCAATCAGGAAAGGCGGGTTCTGCGTTTCTATCCGTATACTCAATACTAAAAGACCGTGTGACTGGTGCGCATAGAACTGAAAAATATGGGGGAAAGCTAGCATTATCCATCGAATCATGACAATCTGGGGATTCGTCCTCTTGATCGAATGGCGGTGGTTGGTGAGAGGGGCCAGCGTCGGTGTACAGTGCTCCGATGTGGGGTTTTGAGAGAGATACAGCATACGAGTGAACGCACGTAGCCATTCATATAATAATACCCCTCTTCTCACTTTTATATGAATTGCCCTTGTGCTTGAGTAAGTGTTCGTTACCAAGAattcattcatcatgtctaTGTCAGTCGAAGATGCCACCAAAGTGCGAGAGGGTTTCCCTAAACCCTTTCCCAATATTCCCAACAATGTGGTTGAGCAGCTTCGCTTGAATGGTAAGGTCCTCGTTGTTAATGGAGCTGCCGATGGTCTAGGGTATTCGGTAGCCGAGGGCTACGCTGAGGCAGGCGGAAACGTTGCTCTTTGGTATAACTCGTGAGTTGCTCATAATACTTTCCTTTCGATCGATGTCATCAAACTGATCTAATCTGTGTTTCAGGAATGAGGCTGCTATTGAAAAGGCTCGACTACTCTCAGAGCAACATGGCATCAAGGCATCTGCTTACAAGGTCGACGGTGGGTACCTTTCTCTGGATAGAGCCTCTAGCAGCAGCTAACACGAATGTTTCCCTCAGTATCCGACTCACAGCAGATTCAAGATGCCCTAAAGGCTGTTCTTGATGATTTTGGCAAGATCGATGTTTATGTTGCAAATGCAGGTGAGCATTTTCCATACTATCGAGCACGTATGAGTTTAAGGGAACTAAGAAATATCTAATAGGCATGGCAATTTCCAAACCAATTCTTGAACAAACTCTGGAAGAATACAGGAAGCAGATGTCGGTGAATGGTAAGTGATCAGTCCCAACGTCTCTGGTTCTACTGACAACCATGTAGTCGACGGCGTTGTCTTCTCTGCCAAATACGCCGGTGAGATTTTCAAGCGTCAGGGTTTCGgcaacttcatcatcacctccaGCATGAGTGCCCACATCGTCAACGTGCCAACTGATCAACCAGTCTATAACGGGAGCAAGGCCTTTATAACACACTTTGGAAAGTCTCTTGCTAGGGAATGGCGCGAGTTTGCTCGTGTGAATATCGTATCTCCTGGTTTCTTTGATACGAAGATGGGTGCGAGCCCTGAGGCGCTTAATGAGGCGTATCGCATGGCTGTTCTTGGAAGGCAGGGACAtgtcaaggagatcaagggTCTTTACTTGTACCTTGCTAGCGATGCTTCAACTTATATGACTGGAAGCGATCTGCTGATTGATGGAGGCTACGTGTTGCCTTAAAACAGTTGAAGAAAGGGACTCTAAAGTATCATAGATTTATTTTACGATGGTCAGTATTCAAAAAGAGTATAAATATCCATACAATAATGATCGCTGAGTTGAGTCCGAGGATGATTTCACATTATCATCTGTCGGCGTAATCTGAATAGAAGAAAAGACTATCTAGTGCAGAAAAGCCTACTGGTATTTAAGCTAATTTTTCCCATTGAAACTCTATAGCTGATCAAACTATCTTTCTCATCACAATCGCGAAAATCAAACTTCGTATATACCATCGATGGCTCTTTAAAGATGTTATCGAATTATCATATCTAAGTTAACTATGCAAATGGCCTTTTTATGTCATAGAACGCACTCATTGTCTCATGAATTTCACTCATTCTTTATTGATCTCGATTGTGTACTGGATTGGCCTACTACAACTCGGTCATCCCCAACAAATCAATTCTCTGTTCTGATTGCTCACGATGGAGAGGTGACATCGCTAATGCAGTCATGCTTCCCCTCCTTCGGAGGACAGTGACCCGAAGAGAATTATCACCTGACTGCGGCTACAGTAGGAGCCGTGTCGaatacatatatatattgTAGCATAGATTTCATGGATTTAACAGCATCCGTACAGTCACATCTTTAGCCTTTTGATCCCAAACCTTTTCTACCTAACTTGACACTATGAGCGAGACGGTCAGTATCGCCCTAGCTTTTGATAAATAATGGACTGACAAAAGGTTGATAGAATCCATCATGTTTTCTGCATGGCCCCGAAGACGCTCGCTTCGGTGAAAGGCCAATCCCTCATATTGAAGATCCGCATGATGTAATTGTGAAGATTGCATACACAGGTGTTTGTGGTAGCGATGTAAGTATCAACCC
This window encodes:
- a CDS encoding cytochrome P450 — protein: MWLLGLQDDGSSLLTRFVRFSGVILVALLVHAFRKGYRVRKKFQALKDQGIPIMKHSMILGHLEVIGKLVSTLPPDAHGDYLMLKIQENWRELFPQCTKCPPVAYIDTWPFTTPMVISLNANVSAQFTQEHSLPKAYEQKHVLYPLTKNRDLASMEGAEWKVWRKRLSPAFSIQNINSRLPDILEEVEDFANVLKSKAGKDGEWGEVFPLGDATANLTLDVIIRLFLNIRIHEQWGRSSPVCAALLDSISRLYFFVNPANFIQYYNPWRHFKLWQDYRTLVKSFTPALQERMNKLQQDRTAKGKTLVDLIVQALDAERAEQKGVGQDSKDQLNMELDADFLEMAIGQINTFLFAGFDITAATIAWLFRLLSEYPEVLAKLREEHDAVLGSNAWGVADVIRENPQLLNQLPYTLAVLRESMRYHTNVGSMRRGEPGFFLVGPPGSDPGFEGKKLPTEDFIVWDGSYAIHRDPEIWHRAWEFLPERFLVTDPQDPLYPPPNGWRSFEAGPRVCIGQHLATVEIKLAMVLVARCFDVECAWEEWDRINGTTNSEKTRPTVWGDRCYQVGTDSPPRVKNGMPVHVRTRGL